agattgatttataaacctttaaaactaatttataagcctttaaatTTTAAGCCTTTATTATCATCtatatattgttttagattgatttataagcctttaaaactaCTTTATAACCGATTTATAAATCTTCATAAACATTTAATACTTTTACATATGATTAATATGGATTcacaattattttataagttCTTACAATTATTGCTATTTTTAGGATAAAATAATCTAACATTATGATActattgaaacataaagtaatacaataactcaaaaataatatatcaaatatattattttattgatcaagaaaacaaacaaaaatataacggattggaataaaaataatcatgcatTATTTTTTGGGATAGGAGAAAGTATGAACCAGATGtcaaaaatcatgaaaatatgaaaaagtgTGTCCTAACTCTAAATAGAAAGATTGATTTCATGTATGAATTATCCTCCACAATTTGTAagacttaatataacttagaaactttaaattatttgatatttgacaatgataatataaacacaaaaattttcttatatcactattgtcaaatatcaaataatataatactttGAAGTTATATTAAACTGTAAGTAgtgtttaaaattattaatttaggatgcataaattaattttataataaattaatgtattgaaatttataaattagttttaaaggcttataaatcaatctaaaacaatgtataaatgataataaatattttaaaatattaaatcactTTTAATGATAAAATCCCttaactatttttgaatcgtaaaaaaatctctcaactaagttttcaacattataaaccctcaacttctAAACCATTAATGTATGACATCCTCTGTcacggttttttagacggagggtAATATATGTTAACAAAACTAAAGTTGAGGGTTAATTTCACAAGATTTttagttgaagattttttttacgatttatctttagttgagggttttAGTTACTAAATACTCTTATATGTAATGTTGCCGTAGATCAGTCAACATGGCCGGCCCTGGACCAAACCCATTGAAACATTTGTCTTTGGCCTCTATTTTTCAAAGATcccatttagaaaaaaaaaatctaatatacatcatataattattattttttaaatgagatcACACACATATTTGGCAATATCGCGTTGGTTTAAACAACCAAAATCCATTTGAATGAGCCAAAGAATACATTAATGCAATAGCccaataaatcaaaaagaattaaaattcaCAAAGTTAACAAATTTTTCTGACTAAcgtgtttctcttttttttttttgtcctggACACTTGcacttcttattttcttaggtTTTTTCCTTTCCCTGTCTTAACCTGCAAACCAAAAACACAATTTCATTATTGTTTTGTCAATTGCTTGTGTCTGCTTATATCAGAAGCAAAATCTCGCCATAAGTCATGAAAGGTATTCAAAATTCTGCTACTACAATTATAAATATGATGATCAAGCCAATTCTTCAGAAGATGTAAACTATCggttcatttgtttttttttgtgtatggaAACTAATGTTTTGTCACTGATTTAGTACTTTATATATGAAACTATGTTTATGAATTTGTTTTTGGGATACTTTTGTgatgtaatatataaaaaattttacacCCAAGGACACTTTATGAGTTTCCAATTACACTTGGAGACACATTGAACTTTCCACACACATTATATGTGTCTAAAGACTCTAATACCCTTAGACCAAAtttcactttttcttttctcttcttttctaaTTCATTACGGAAGTTCATCATCTCtcctaattttgtttttgtaacccTCTCTCCTCATTCCATTTTACTTTCCCAAATGTTCAGATCCTAATCCAAATCGATGAGTGTGATGAAACAAACTTTGTCAATAAATCGATTGTGATAAGCTTGGGATTTACCGTGGATAAGCTACCATGGCTATTACTAGAAGCAAATTCAAGCTTTCTGGACTTGAACAGAGGAGATTTGGAGAGTTTAATGAAGTCACAGAGGAGAGTGAATTCCAAAATCCAGCTCCGGTGACTAAGGCAATTAATCCGTCAAGAAGATTCGAATTGAGACTGAAGTTGAGAGCAGTGAGCTTTTGAAGCTTCAGCGGAGATCTGGGATTGTGGTTGAGTCGCTGAGGAGATCTGAGTTCCGATGAAATTAATTATGATGACTTAGGAAGGTGGTTATGGATATGAAGATGGTGGATACTAAGGTGGTTGCTCGAGATGAGGAGATGGTGGTGGAGATGGTGGTTGACACCGGATCAATGGCTCTCTTGGTCAATGTGTGCGTGAATATTGTTTGATGTGGTCGGAAGAGTTGTGGATTGGATCAATGGCTCTCTTGGTCAATGTGTGCGTGGATATTGTTTGATGTGGTCGGAAGAGTTGTGGATGAGGATCTCGTTGTCAGTGGTTgtgttgatgttgttgatgtGACTGGAAGAGTTGCAGATGAGGCTCTCAGTGGTGGATACGAAAATGGTAATAGAGGGAGAGGAGAGACTGGAGGTGGTGATTAATGGAGGTGATGGTAGCTCGCTTGGTCAATGTGTGTGTGGATGTTGTTGATGTGGTCGGAAGAGTTGTGGACGTAGATCTCATGGTTGTGTGTGTGGATGTTGTTGATGTGGTCGGAAGAGTTGTGGACGGAGATCTCATGGTCAGTgtgtgttgatattgttgatgtGACCAGAAAAGTTGCGAATGGAGCTCTCGGTGATGGACGAAAGTGGTAAGAGAGATAGACGAGATAGTCGAAGTAATGATTCAAATGGATGTGGTAATTAAAACGAAGGTGGTAACAGAGGTGGATGAGATAGTGGAGGAAGGGGCGATGGCagatatgaagatgatgatggagGTGGTGATTGAAAGGGGGATAGTGATAATGAAGGTGGAGGAAAGAGACACTGGTTTAGTCCcgtagaaaaaacaaaaaaaaatgaaaaaaaaaataacttttggataaaaaataacttttctAATTGTGTGGTCCAAAAACAATTCACTTTATCACATATACTTCTCTTTAGACAAAAGCAGGGTTAATTATGTCACAAAATATACAGCTGTCCACAGAATGTGTCTCAACTTCACTATGTGTCTCTCAGCGATACATAAAATCATATTGTGTCTCTGAGTGTAACTCTCTCTAATATATATGCccccatttttcatttttttcaagccTCCAAATTCTCAGGACCAGCCCTGTCAGTCAAGTTAAAAACATCACGCGCAATTCATCTCTGACTCATTATAAGAGAACCGAAATTGAAGCTCTGTATTGCCATGTTGAAATACATCATGTATTCTATATCTTCTTTAATAAAAGAGATTATTGTGGAGTTTGTATGCATAACTCTCATATAAGTATTAATAGATTATCAAaacacatcaaaaaaaaaaaattaaaggatgATACTAGTTATACATCTGATGTTGATTAGTAACAAAACTTGCCCTAATCTCCACTTTCCTACGCAGGCAGGTATAGTGATATTTGTCCTCACTCACTTCCTTTTTGATACGAGACTGATTTTCTTTCCCTCCACAATAAACTTCTCACTTCGCTCCAGCTGCAACAAAGAGATGTCAAGTCCAACATCAGTAAAAAAAACTGAACATTCTATAGTAAAACTGagaaaaactataataaaaatgaGTAGGTGTACTAACGCTACCATTACGTATACTGTATCTCACATTAGATGAATTTCACAGCTCAGTGAAGGAGTCGGCACAAGAAGTAACAAGATAGATTTGACATAAGATGAGCAAATATTAGTATTACCTTAAGTTTCAAGTAAGCAATAGCATCTTTCCTTGAAGAGAACTCTGAGAGAATTGATGGTGCTTGTTCATCAATCATAGATTTAAGCTGTTTCAGCTTCATTGATCCGCTACTATCAGCGACCTAAAAATGTAAGATGTGTGAGAGAGAGGTTATAGAAGAAGACGATTGACTGTTCAAAGTAAATTGACAGCAAACCTTTTTAAGAATCTGCTTGCATAGGTTCTTCAACTTGATTTTGGGCTCAATAATTTCATCACGCTTCCTTTTTGCTGGGAGAGAGTTTTCAATAACAGAGTCCTTgttgtcatcttcttcttcactctcttCTCGCTTCCTTTTTGCTGGGAGAGAATTTTCGATAACAGAGTCCTTGTCATCATCCtcttcactctcttcttcttcctcttcatcatcattatcatcatcatcactgttATCAAAAGATGTTTTCTTCCCTTGGTAACGAACACCAGCTATCTTCTTTGGACGGTCCTTGATACCCAGTCCTTGTTTTCCAGCTGTGGCTTTATCCTGCAGACATAATTTCACAGCATTAAGATATCATATACACAAAACATGTTTTCAAAGATAGCAAGACAGAGACGTACCTGAACCATGTTGTAAAGATTCTCTTGATCGTCCTCACAAAACATTTTTCTCTCGTTAGACTTGGATGATTTCTTTTTGCCAGGCTTAGCTCCAAGAAGACCACCCGAGACAAACCCGGATTTAAATCCCCACCAGTCAGAAGAAGGCTCTTCGATTTTGTGTTCTGTTCAGTTCAAAAgatcaataaatattttcagcTCAAAGAAAGCAAAGTTGCACCATTTCAAGATTTCAGGACCAATCTAGACACCTTTAACATCAGGATGTTGGTCCTCGGATATAATTTCAATCTCCATAGCATCGGCTATGTCACAAACCGCAGGAGAAGGCTCCTCAGTTCGCTTAACCTACACaacattgaaaaaacaataGAGACCAAGTTAGACTAGGACTTTCATATTGCCTTTTGTTATAATAAGGGTTATAGCAGAGAAAATACCAAATATATGCACACATTAAGAATGGGTAGAAGCTATAAAGTAATGCTAATCGGCATGAATCTTTGGAAAGAGAATCTTACAAGTATTCCTTCAAGATCTTTAGAAGAGTAAGAATTGACAAGCTTCCCCTTCTCTCTACGTTTATACCTAATTACATAACAACAAGACACAAAACACTCAAACACAATGCGACAGAGAATttctaaagatatatatatatataaaagaaaagaaaaagatgaaacaACCTTCCTTGTGGACGAGTAACTTTAGCAACATTGGACACGGCAGGCTCAGATTTTGCAGCTTCATCTTCACTTTCGGCTTCCTTGTCCGAAGCTGTTACATACCACAGAAACAACAAGTCATTAGGCTAACTAGAgtgaaatcatttaaaaatgagtaaAGTTAAAACGAAGTAGACTTTTACCATCGTCTTTCTTGCTAGGAGCTGCTTGCTGCAAATAACACAAAAGAAATTGAAATCACTTCCATTTTTTCAAAgagaccagaaaaaaaaaaaaaaaaaagaaacactaACCACTTTCAACTTCTTGAGAATGTTATCGAACTGAGTAGTATCGAATGCCCATGGATTCGGCTTATCAACACCAACACCTGCTCCCCCATGTGAAAAAATATTTAGCCATATTACTTATATGCTCtattttcagttacattaaatCTAAATTCCACAAATTTAAACGAACCAGTTGTGTCTTGCTTGTTCTTGACTCGGACATAGCCTTTGATCCCTTGCTTATCTTTACCTagtccttctccttcttcccATCCCTTTACACACAAATAACAGTTACATCTTTGTGTTGAAATCTCTACGCTTTGCAAAATTTAACTGACCATTGATTTCATTAGGCGGAAAGCGGCGGATTCCTTTAGGATTCCGACGTACTTGACTGGAGCTTCCGGCGCCGCCATCTTCTCTTGGCAGACAGTCGGTCGCCGTTTCGTTGGAGCTCGGAGAAAGAGAGCGAGTTTGAAGAAAACCTAaagcggaagaagaagaagtgattaGCAATTATACTCTACGACGCGGTCTTTTGTAAACAGACGACTCGATCGACGGTAGAGatctaatcaaaatttaaatgggCTATGAATATAGGCCCAATTCAAAAGCCCAgcttaaagtatttatttattatttaaaataaaaataaagtgaaaTGTTGTGGCTGGTTGactgaggagagagagagatggctaTGGCTACTTCGACTCAgctatcttcttctttgtttcacTCTCAAATTACCAAAAAGCCCTTCCTTCTCCCACCGGCGGCGGCGCCGAACAGCGTTCATGGTTTCTCTACACGGAGGTTaaagtctctctctttatccCATCATTCTTCTGTCTCAGCTTCGGCTGCCTCTTCCGCCGTCGACGTCACTGAGCCAGTGAAGAAATCAGTGAGAACGCTTCCGTTTCGAGTAGGTCACGGGTTCGATCTGCATAGGTTAGAGCCAGGGTACCCTCTGATCATAGGCGGGATTGATATCCCGCACGATAGAGGCTGCGAAGCTCAC
The nucleotide sequence above comes from Brassica napus cultivar Da-Ae chromosome A9, Da-Ae, whole genome shotgun sequence. Encoded proteins:
- the LOC106366494 gene encoding G-patch domain-containing protein 1-like — protein: MAAPEAPVKYVGILKESAAFRLMKSMGWEEGEGLGKDKQGIKGYVRVKNKQDTTGVGVDKPNPWAFDTTQFDNILKKLKVQAAPSKKDDASDKEAESEDEAAKSEPAVSNVAKVTRPQGRYKRREKGKLVNSYSSKDLEGILVKRTEEPSPAVCDIADAMEIEIISEDQHPDVKEHKIEEPSSDWWGFKSGFVSGGLLGAKPGKKKSSKSNERKMFCEDDQENLYNMVQDKATAGKQGLGIKDRPKKIAGVRYQGKKTSFDNSDDDDNDDEEEEEESEEDDDKDSVIENSLPAKRKREESEEEDDNKDSVIENSLPAKRKRDEIIEPKIKLKNLCKQILKKVADSSGSMKLKQLKSMIDEQAPSILSEFSSRKDAIAYLKLKLERSEKFIVEGKKISLVSKRK